One window of the Cryptomeria japonica chromosome 7, Sugi_1.0, whole genome shotgun sequence genome contains the following:
- the LOC131027088 gene encoding shikimate O-hydroxycinnamoyltransferase, giving the protein MQTSGELIQFFPLSTALQHTVMAEQGAETVVKVRRTSMVKPAIPPPAKTLFLSNLDLFWIRFDSVQVFFFYKLSLVIEYTPLIQGLKKSLSSILVYFYPLAGRLKNGEAGRAEIDCTDGGVEFKEASISVPFEELEKDRFLRKPFYPKLAPEVDPSACEKYSRPLVSIQVTAFDGGGICIGTRVHHVIADGTSFYYFMKSWVECTRGLPIVKPPQHDRTVFKREENSPSISYKAHDIVSVGIKGAKIFKFVPGESQSKHKMTSVRENEGKRADSLQKRADLICSTFCFKEERIQELEKGSRASSSFVAVAAHFWRCVMRAREVPLEEAVYFLVMVDCRGRVKPRLLPIYFGNCISLGLAQTTAHTLINADISFAADVIQQAISSCTEEA; this is encoded by the exons ATGCAAACTTCTGGAGAACTTATACAGTTTTTTCCATTATCTACTGCATTACAGCATACAGTCATGGCAGAACAAGGAGCAGAAACCGTTGTGAAAGTGAGGAGAACGAGTATGGTAAAACCGGCCATCCCACCTCCGGCGAAGACCCTGTTCCTCTCTAACCTTGATCTATTTTGGATACGCTTCGACAGCGTTCAAGTCTTTTTCTTCTACAAACTCTCTCTTGTAATCGAATACACTCCATTAATACAAGGCCTAAAGAAAAGCCTCTCCTCAATTCTAGTGTATTTCTATCCTTTAGCTGGTCGGTTGAAAAATGGTGAAGCGGGCAGAGCAGAGATCGATTGCACCGATGGAGGAGTGGAATTTAAGGAGGCGTCGATCAGTGTACCGTTCGAAGAATTGGAAAAAGATCGGTTTTTGCGTAAACCCTTTTACCCAAAGCTTGCTCCCGAGGTGGATCCCTCTGCGTGTGAAAAATATAGTAGACCTCTTGTATCAATACAG GTCACAGCATTTGATGGAGGAGGAATTTGTATCGGAACCAGGGTTCATCACGTTATAGCGGATGGAACTTCTTTCTACTATTTCATGAAATCGTGGGTCGAGTGTACCAGAGGCCTTCCCATTGTAAAACCTCCTCAGCACGACAGAACAGTTTTCAAACGAGAAGAGAACTCCCCGTCAATTTCCTACAAAGCCCACGATATTGTAAGCGTTGGGATAAAAGGGGCCAAGATTTTCAAGTTTGTACCTGGCGAATCACAGTCAAAGCACAAAATGACATCCGTTAGGGAGAACGAGGGAAAACGCGCAGACTCTCTTCAGAAAAGGGCCGATTTGATTTGCTCGACGTTTTGTTTCAAGGAAGAGAGAATACAAGAGCTGGAAAAAGGAAGCAGAGCTTCGAGCTCTTTTGTTGCAGTGGCTGCCCACTTTTGGAGATGCGTAATGAGAGCTCGCGAGGTACCACTGGAAGAAGCTGTTTATTTCTTAGTGATGGTTGATTGCAGGGGACGTGTTAAGCCGCGTCTTCTTCCAATTTATTTTGGAAACTGCATATCTTTGGGTTTGGCGCAGACTACAGCCCACACACTCATCAATGCCGACATCTCCTTCGCTGCGGATGTTATCCAGCAAGCCATCAGTTCTTGCACTGAGGAAGCATAG